CAAAGAAAATAGCTCCACAGGCAATATTCTTACCCGTAAACATGGAACTTTACCGCACGATATCTGATGATGTGATGGAGATATTGAAAGAATATTCTGAAAAAATTGAGCAGGAAAGTATAGATGAAGCATTTTGTGACCTGACAGGAAAAGTCAATGATTTTGAGGGGGCAAAATTGCTTGCCATACAGTTAAAAAATGAGATAAAACAGAAAGTCTCTTTGACATGTTCTGTCGGGATCGGGCCTAATAAACTTATTGCCAAAGTTGCATCTGATTACAATAAACCCGATGGTCTGACTGTTGTGAGGCCAGAAGAGGTCTTACAATTCCTGGGACCTCTTAAAATTACTGACCTGGTAGGGGTTGGTAAAAAGACCGGAGAAAGATTGAACGAACTTGGAGTGAAAAATATTGCAGATTTATCGAAACTCGCAGCAGATGAACTTGTCCGGGAGTTCGGACATGCGAAAGGTACCTGGTTGAAACAGGCTTCCCAGGGACTCGATGACTCGCCTGTTGAGGAGCGTTCTGGTACAGGACAGATTGGACGCATAATCACGCTGAAGAAAAATACAAAAGATTTGAATACGATATTTGATGCGATCGATCAGCTTTCAAATGATATTCATATGAAACTGCAAGCAAGGAAGCTCAGTTTCAGGTCAGTCTCATTTATTGCTATTTCCCAGGACTTCAAAACCCACACCAAGAGCCATACACTATCCGCATCCTCAAAAGATGCCGGGACGATCAAAGCTCATGCCCATGAACTTGTGAAAGCATTTCTTGCAGAACATCCGTTTGCTCTCCGGCGGGTCGGGATAAGAGTTGCAAATCTGGAAGAAGAGAAAGGACAAAGAACGCTATGGGAGTTTTAATATATTCGTGGAGCGACATGCAGGACATTCAATATAACGGACAGGCAGCCCTTTAAATTTATTACCACAATCCCTGCAAATACATTCGTCCAGATGTATGTCTCTCAAAGCATTTATTTTATATTCGTCTCTGGCATTACTCATTTTTTACTCTTTATGAGGATGAAATGGTAAACTGCATATTTAATTCTTCGCCTTTTCATCAAAACTTGCATGGAGCGGAGTGTTGTGGAGCGAGCCAAGGTTTAAAGCAACAATTATTATTCTCTTGTTATCAAATGCAGGAAGAGTCTTGCATCCTGAGAATCCTTTTTTAGATTCTGAAATCTAAAAATTCGGTTAGTTGAAATTCCAATTCAATTATTTACAGCCTTTTTCCTTCCATTCTTTACCATACTTCATGCCCCAGGAAACCCACATAGCTCCGAGAATCGCTGTCGCCACGAGCAAGGCAACCAGAATAACAGCAATCTGCTGAAAAAGACTGAATGATGAAGCGAAAAATGCAACATAAATTATTGCAAAAATCAACAAGCCAAAGAAAACTATTATTGATATAACAACTTTTGATATGAGTTCAGGCGGAGTTTCCAAATTTTCATTAATGTCCATATTCAATATCCCTCCCAATTTCGGTTGATAGATAATAACTACAATATTAGTATTTAATTCTAATACCTTATAAAATTAACTTCATACGTTAGCGGTTAAGAGAAAAATCATGACACAGAACACGGATTGCACAGGTTCTCACGGAGACGTGCTTAAAAAATCTCTTTGCTCTCTGTGACCCCTGTGGTTTTGAATTTTCGGATAGGTTCTTAATAGGAATCATAAAAAGATGTGTTATTAGCCATTAAATTCCTTAACCGATATTTGAATTGGGAAATGTACTTTGACTGATCACCCTTTTCAATGAGTGCAAATATTCGATATATGTCGCTATGAGCATAATTATCATGGTAATCATATTATATAAGCAAAAATATTAATAGTATAATAACCATGTTAAATATGGAGTAGGGTTAAGCACTTAAAGTCTTTAGTAGCCTCAGTCTCTTTCGAAACATCGTTTAAATTAGGTGCTTAATCTTTACTACCTATCCTCTCGCCTTCATCAAACAAGAATTTAGGTAAAGAAATAGTTGGAGCGATTTGGATAGGATAGGATTGATAAAAAAGTATTTTTATCTGCCCCAACTACTATTCGTTAGTATGCGAATATAGTATTAAACATTTATGATCATTCCCAAAAAGTGATAATGGCTAAAATCCAGTATACTCCAATCAAAGCCATTATAACTTAACACCTGAAATTAATTTGTATTTTTCCAGATATTTAAATCCTTTATCTGTCAGGGTCAGGAATTTCCTATCATTATCGTCAGTAATTTCCTTGACCAGATCTTTTTCCAATAATTCATTTAAGCATTCTGAAAAACTTTGTGACGATAGATTTGAATGCCTGAGCAATGGTGTTGGCCTTATGGAATTATGATGATTTCTAATAATATTTAGAATATCGAATATCATCTCGAGACGATCCCGTCTGCGCTTTATTTTGTCCATTTGGACACCTTTTGGTAGATTATTCCTATAACTGCGATTGAAATTATCTGAAATACGGTTTGTAATTCAAATGGAATAAATCTTCGTGGACCCAGGGCGAGCAGGTTAACTATCCAGAACAGGAAAAACAGGACATACAAAATAAAAAGCTGGGAAATCTTTCTTGATCTGCTATAAAAATAAACAGCCATTAATATTGTAAAAAACAGCAATACTGGTGGTTACCAATTCATAGTTTTGCCATTTAAACTTAACTGTTTGTTATGCTTGCAGTAGACCAGTGTAACGGTTACAATATGCGATAAAAACGATCTATAACTATTATTGTTCATTCCCCCAATTTTATTTTAGTCAAAAGTAAGGGGGGAATGAACATTGGAATATAATGTAATTAAACACCTAAAATCTTATTGGGACAAAATCAAATTCATCGGCTTGACCGATAGAGATGAAGAAGAATTCGTTGATGCGACTTCGCAGAATAGTGTTCGAGCATCTAAATTTCTAAAAGAGCTTAATCTTGACCCGATAATGCCTGAACTCAACAAATATTATTCAGTCAAAGAAGGGGAAGAGAAGTATCCGAGAAGAGCTATGTTCAAGACAATGGTCTGGAGGAAGACCAAGAACATCAAGTACTATACAAGGACCGAAAATCATCTTAACAATCATTCTGATGAGGCTATAGAGCTTGGTTTTAATATCGACCAGAATGGGAATGTTATAATTCCCGACCATGAAACATTAAGGCATTTTGAAAAAATAAGATTGGGTAATGAAGGAATGGATTCAATAATGGAACTCTTTTGCATCAAGGTTGTTGGTACAGGAGATAAACTTGGATTAAAAATTGGTGAAAAAACTGGAACGGATAGTACACCAATTCAAGTTCCTAATGATACTATCGGAGAATATAATGGATATTATAAGAAAAAGATGGTGAAAACACATATAACCGAGGATTATGACCACAATATCCCTCTGGCTAAAAAGGTGTGTGGAGGCACTGACAATGATAACCAATATTTAGAAAGCATGCTCAGGAATACATCTGTTTCAGCTGGAAAGAATATGCGAGAGACGTGGTTTGATGGCGGTTATAATGGGAATGAAAATATTGCATTAGCCCATGTCGAATTTGGTTTGATATGCCACTATCATATAGACATGGATTGGCGAAGAAACGTTATGTACGAGCATAAATTCGGTGGAAAAACCTATACCTATACACCAGAACAAGAGATAAATTACCTGTATCGAAAGTACTGGAATGAACTTGATTACAAGAAAGATTCTTCACTTGAAGATATGATGCAATATCTTGTTAAGAAGGGAATTCATGATCCTGTTGCTATGTATTTTAGGAGTCCATACGTGCAGAAATATGAAGAATGCCCGGATGCTGTGCTTGATTTGTACCATATGAGAAACCACAGCGAGGGGGTAAACAGTTATATGAAACTCAATCTTGGATTAGAGACGCATATAAATGGGAAAGGCATAAAGAATATCGACCTTCATGTAACGCAATGCTGTATAGTTCTACTTGCAGTAGCTTTGATAAGATTGCAGCATGGGATAAAAGAAAATCTTTCTTCAGTTGCCTATTTGACATAAGGAGGTGAAAAAAAGTTATCAACGGTTTCATAGGGTCTTGGTAAGTACCTTTTAATTAGCTAATGGTTTTAACCGATAGCTTAAAGTACTTTATAGTAGAAACGAGTACTCCCCTATCATCCGTAGGAGACAATAGTCGAATAACTACGGGAGGAATTATATTGGAACACGAAAAAATACTAGAAGCTGTCAGGCAGGCTTTAGAAAAGTCTCCACAGCGAAAATTTGCGGAAAGCGTTGATCTAGCCATCAACCTTAAAAATCTTGATATGAACCAGCCCACGAACAGGCTTGATGAAGAAATAATCCTGCCAAACGGCCTGGGAAGACCTATAAAGATCGCGGTATTTGCAAAAGGTGATACTGCCCAGAGGGCTAAAGCTGCCGGTGCAGATTATGTTCTTGATCCCGAGGAGATAAGTGTTCTCGGAGAAGACAAAACACGGGCAAAAAACCTGGCAGAAGAAGTAAATTTCTTCATATCAGAAGCAGCATATATGCCTGTGATCGGTAAAACCCTTGGCCAGGTGCTTGGTCCCAGGGGAAAAATGCCCATACCATTGACACCGGATAAGGATGTCGTTCAGGTAATAAACAAGTCCAAGAACTCAATAAAAGTGAGGTCCAAGGATAAGATGACATTCCATATCACAGTGGGTAAAAAAGATATGGACCCTGTGAAATTATCCCAGAACATCGAGGCAATAATCAACCGTATTGAGCACAGGTACGAACGTGGCATGTATAACGTCAAATCGATCTATGTCAAATCCACAATGGGACCGGCAATAAAGGTGGTATAAAATGTCAACTGAAATAGCACACCACAGTATTCACATCCCAAAATGGAAAAAAGATGAAATTGAGGATATAAAAAGACTTATAACGGCTCATTCTTCAGTCGGTATTGTAGGAGTTACAGGAATCCCATCTAACCAGCTCCAACTAATGAGAAAGAGTCTGCGCGGTATTGCAGACCTCAAGATGTGCAGGAATTCTCTTATTGACCGTGCGCTTGCTGAATCATCCAATGAAGTCAAGCAGATAAACAAGTATGTTGAAGACCAGACAGCGTTATTGTTTACTAACGAGAATCCTTTCAAACTCTTTAAAATCCTGGAGAAAGGAAAGACCTCTGCACCGATGAAGGCAGGAGGCATCGCTCCAAAGGATATAGTAGTTGAAAAAGGACCAACTTCCTTCCCACCAGGACCGATAGTCGGAGAATTGACCGGAGCAGGAATCCCGGCTGGTATAGAAGGAGGAAAAGTCGTAATCCGCCAGACAAAGACCGTGGCTAAAAAAGGCGATGTCGTTGATGCAAAACTTGCATCTATCCTTTCACGCCTTGAAATACACCCCATGGAATTGGGACTCGACCTTCGTGCTGTTTATGAAAATGGTACGATCTTTGAATCAAAGATCCTGTCGGTCGACGAGACCACTTATACAAATAATCTGACGTTGGCAGTCCAACATGCATTCAATTTGTCAGTCAACTCAGCTTATCCGGCTAAAGCAACTATCAGCACACTGCTCGCAAAGGCAGCATCGCAATCAAGGAATCTTGCAATAAATGCTGAAGTCATAATGCCTGAAGTCATCGATGTATTGCTTGGAAAAGCAAATGCACAGATGATATCTGTTGCCAGATTGGCAATGGCAAAGGACGCTAATTCCGTCAGCAGCAAAACAAAAGAGAGAATTCAAAAAAGTTAAATTCAATAAAAGGTGATTAAAATGGAATACGTATATGCAGCGCTATTATTACACAGCGCAGGAAAGAAAATAACTGAAGAAGGAATAACCTCTGTTATTAAAGCAGCAGGTGTTGATGTTGATGCAGTAAGGGTAAAAGCACTCGTTTCAGCCCTTGATGGGGTCAATATCGAAGAGGCCATTGCAAAGGCAGCATTTGCAGCTCCGGCAGCAGCAGCGGCTCCGGCAGCAGCGGCAGCGGCAGCCCCGGCAGCAGCTGAAGCGCCAAAAGCAGATGAGAAATCCAAAGAGAAAGCTGAAGAAAGCGGAATGGAAGGCCTCGGCGCCTTGTTCGGTTAAGAAGAATGTGAATTCTTCTTAAATTTTTTTCTTTTTTTTGTTCATTAGAATTTTAAATATCCTATAATCCAAATATGTGTTTATAAAAAAATTAGACGGTAAATGCATCCGCATCTACCTTAAATGGTATCCGATAAGGAAATTTCCATATTCATATCATTAAACGTTGTATCTATTGCAGATAGATTGCTTTCTGTCCCAAAAAGGTCATCTGTTACCGGTGAAACTGCCTGAGAAGATCCTGTTGCTGCCGGAGCTGCAATTGCTCCGGGTGTAACTGCTGCTTCACCTGGTGAAACCGATGTCTGGGCAGGGACCTGTCCAGGTGTTTCGGCCTGGTTCTTATCAACGCAACCTGATGTTGAGGCCGCTACAACCAACAATATTAAGATATAAATCCATTTCATATTTTTAATCTCCTTTAGCAGTAAAAGTAGTAGTGGCTTCACCATTTATTTCCAGTTCGCCTTTCTCACTAACTTTTACCTTTCCACGGGCAAGTTTCCTGAATTCTTTACCGAATTCCGTCAGTTTTTTGCCAGCCTCTTTCAATTCCTTGATGGTGTCTCTTTGTAGTTCATTTGCCTTTTTAAGGAAATCCCTGGCATCCTTTTCATTCGTAACAGTGCCATCTGCAGCAAATCCGGCATGAGTTGCAAATAAAGCCATAGTCCTGGCTTGAATCTCTTTTGCTTCTTTTACCCTGTCCTTGAACTCTGCTGCATCGGATTCAAGTTTTGTTGTATCTGTACCATTAGCTTTCAATTTTGCAATGGCATCATCCACGTTTACTGAAACGTTATCTGCACGGCTTATGAAATTTTCAACCCTGTGGTTCAGAACTATTCCCAGGAAATAACGTGTCTCAAGATTTATCTTAGCTACAATTCCTGCCAGTTCCTTATGAGCAGCCCTGATTTCCCCGATAGTAGTTGCCTGGCTGACGTTTCCTTTCAACTGTTCAAGTTGTACTGTATGTGCATCAATGATCTTTATCGCATCGGAGGCTGATATTCCTTTATTTTCAGGATTATCGAGCCTGTTCTTCATTACCTGAAGTTGGGCTTCGGTATGGTTTATTGCCTTGAGGAGATATTCCCTGGCCTTTACCATTAATTCTTCACTTGACCTGTTATCTGATTTATTGCCTGTATCCTTGATTCGCTTGTTTGCATCCTCAAAGAGCTTTTTCGCATCTTCAAATTGCTTTCTTGTATTGTCGAACTTTTCTTTTTGTACCTCATATTGTTCCTTTGTTTTTTCATACTGTTCTCTGGCTGTTGCCTGTGCTGCAACAGTTCCCGATAATAAGCTCAGGATGAACAGTGCCAGGATAAGGGGTGTTAATATCCTGAATATATTTGTGGGTTTCATGTTTTTTACCTCCTTCTATATTTCCAATCGCATCCGCGATTGTATACCCAATACTATAATGACAGATTACATAAATATACTTTTATGTGATTAAAAAATTAAGTTTTTTTATGCTTGATAATTCTTTACAAAACATTATAAACGCTTTTTTAGCTTTATAATAAACTATATATAGCATATTCTGAAATTAGAATATGTGTTAATGAAAAGACGAATTATTTTAGTTATAATTCTAATAACCATCCTGATCTCTCACGTCCAGGCAGCAAAAGTATATGGTACTATATATGAATGGTCAGAGCTTGATAAACCTCTTAACAATGTGATAGTTGAAATAGAAGAGAACTCCACCAGAGTGCAATACAAGGTTTCTGGAAACGGAACATATTTTTTTGATATTTCACCTGGAAGTTATGATATCACAGCTAAATATTATTACAATAATATCCTGGAATTATCCGGTGAAGAGAAGCTCCGGATAAACAATCCTGATGATTCAAAGAACCTTGATCTTATTCTGTTTCCACCTATTGATTCGGATTATGAGTATTTCGGGAATATAAACCTTACCGGTGAGTTAGACACAAAACAGGTAGATTCCACGAATTATATCATAATTTTTCTCGTTGCTTTTATTATTATTTCAATTATTATTATTATTATCTTTATATGGAAGAAAAAAAGGACGCCAGACGTTCCAATAATCGATAAACCTGTTCCTTTGCCTCCCGAACAGTTAGAGGAAAAAGAAGACAGGAATCTGACGGAACTTCCCGATGACCTCAAAGAACTATATGATATAATATTGAAAAAAGGCGGAAGAATCACCCAGAAGGATTTGAGAAAAGAAGTGATATATGGTGAAGCAAAAGTCAGCCTTATGATTGCCGACCTTGAAGACCGGGGTCTGATTAAAAAGATCAAGAAAGGACGTGCGAACATCATTATTGCTGAAAACATAAAATAGACACAAATTTTTATATTTTAAAAACGCAACATTCATGGACATTTAAAACTTACAGGTGAATATGATAGAACGGAAGGAAATAACCGAAGTAATATGCGAATACGATATCAGTGAAACCACGATAGGTGTACTGGCATCGCATTCGGCACTCGATGTATGCGACGGGGCGGTAGAAGAGGGTTTCAGGACATATGCAGTATGCGAGAAAGGGAGGGAAAAAACCTACACACAATATTTTAAGGCACAGAGAAAAAATGGCAATCTGGTTCGGGGAATAGTTGACAGCGCTGATGTTTATTCCAAATTCAATGAGATAATGAAGCCGCAGAACCAGGAAAAGATGAGGGAGAAAAATACGATCTTTATTCCAAACCGCTCATTTACATCCTATTGCGGGATAGATGAAATTGAAAATAATTTCAAGGTTCCAATGTTCGGAAGCCGGAACCTTCTCAGGAGCGAAGAGCGGGGAGAGGAACGGGATTACTACTGGCTTCTTGAAAAAGCAGGGCTTCCTTATCCTGAGAAAATAGCAAGTCCTGAGGATATCGACAGTCTTGTTATGGTAAAATTACCTCATGCTGTTAAGAAACTGGAACGGGGTTTCTTCACAGCGGCATCTTTTGATGAGTACAAAAAAAAATCAGAGGCCTTCCTGAAACAGGGGATTATCACAAAAGAGGCGCTTGCAAGTGCCAGGATCGAGAGATATGTCATCGGGCCTGTATTTAACCTTGATATGTTCTATTCACCACTTGAAGAAAATATGAGCAAAGTAGAGCTTCTCGGTATTGACTGGCGCTTTGAGACAAGCCTTGACGGGCATGTCCGGCTTCCTGCTCCCCAGCAGATCGCGCTGAACGAATGCCAGATTACTCCCGAATATACAGTATGCGGCCATAATTCTGCGACTTTACGTGAATCTTTACTGGAGGATGCATTTGAACTGGCAGAGAAATATGTTAAAGCTGCCCGGAAATATTATGATCCGGGGATCATCGGACCGTTCTGTCTTCAGACATGTGTTGACAAAGACCTGAATTTCTATGTTTATGACGTGGCGCCGCGTGTTGGCGGAGGAACAAATGTTCATGTTTCCGTAGGGCATCCGTATGGTAACACCCTATGGCGCAAACCCATGAGCACCGGAAGGCGAATGGCAATGGAAATAAGAAAGGCGATCGAACAGGAAAGAATAGAAGAAATTGTAACATAATTTAAAAATATATGACCAACATTAAATCCATAATACTTGCAGGAGGTTCGGGCACACGCCTGTGGCCTTTGAGCAGGGAGCAATATCCCAAGCAATTCTTAAAACTTGAAAATACATCGCTATTCCAGAAAACTTTGTTGCGATGCCTTAAGTTATCTGATCCTTCCGAGATATTCGTTGTTACAAATCAAAACCAGAAATTTTTTGTTTCAGGACAAATGGAAGAACTCAGGATTGAAGTACCAACGAAAAACATACTGATCGAACCACAGGGAAAGAATACACTTCCCGCAATATGTTTAGGTATGAATGAAATAAAAAAGCAGTATGGTAAGTGTGCTGTGGGCGTTTTTCCCTCTGACCATTTACTTGACATGGCAGCTATTGATAAAATAAAAAGCGCAGAAAAATTATGTTCTAAATATCTCGTGACTTTCGGGATCACGCCTTCTTCTCCTCATACGGACTACGGTTACATAAAACCCGGGAAAAATTTTGAAAACGGTTCCAAAGTCCTTGAATTCAGGGAAAAACCCGGATTAGAGGCTGCAAAAAAATACATACAGGAAAAATGTCTCTGGAACAGCGGCATGTTCATGTTCGGAACCGGAGTCTTTTTCAAGGAACTTAAAATACATGCGCCGGACATTATATCAGCCTTCACGGATGGAAAGAATATCGAGCAAATTTACAGTGAACTTCCATCCATTTCGATTGACTACGGCATAATGGAAAAATCAGATAAAGTGGCTGTTGTAAGGCTTGAATCCAAATGGAGCGACCTTGGTGATTTTGATTCGATATTCCAGGAAACGGACAAGAATGAATTAGGAAATGCGGTTTATAATTGTGATGATATGTCTTTGAATTCCAGGGGAAATCTCATATATTCCAGAAAGGATAAGATCGTATCACTCATAGATGTAAATGATATGGTTGTGGTGGATACGCCTGATGCCCTTCTTGTTTCTCCCAGGAAATCATGCCAGAAAGTCAAGAATATCGTGACATCGCTTAAAAACCAGAATAATGATAAAGCATTATTCCACCTGACGGTGTACAGGCCGTGGGGCTCATATACGATACTGGAAGAGTCAGAAAGACATAAGATCAAGAATATTATAGTAACACCTGGTAAAAAACTCAGTCTTCAGCTTCATAATCACCGGAGCGAACACTGGGTAGTTGTCACAGGAATGGCATGGATCCGGGTTGATGACAGGGAATTTTATTTACGCAACGGAGAAAGCACTTTCATAAAAGCAGGAATCAAGCATAGATTATCAAATCCCGGAACAATACCGCTTGAAATTATCGAAGTCCAGCTTGGTGATTATGTAGGAGAGGATGATATTGAAAGATTTGAGGATGATTTCGGAAGGATTAAATAAATACTACCCTATTAATATTACTACCACGACACTATTCTATCATACTCAAACAGCATCCGGGCTATCCTCTTAAAATCCACACATTCATGCTTCGTGATCCCTCTTGCCCGGGCATCTGCTGCACAGGCATATACTCGAAGACCGGGATTCGTGTAAACAGCATCATGTAAGAGAAGAATTGCCACCTCATGCTCCTTACCCTGTGATTTAGCTATCTCAAACGGGGTAGCATCGTTGGGGTTCCTGATAATATGTAGTATCTTCATAACTAGAATGGAATAACAATATCTGATTCGTTAATTGTTCGGATTATCTCTTCACGTTCAACACATGTTATATTTTCAAGAATCTCCTGAATCCCTCTTTTTTCCATTGAAGGTTTATCTGCAAGCATCCTGCATTTAAGCATGGAAAGCGCCCCAAACTCTTTTACAGGAGGAGGAATGTTGATAAATTCGGGTTTTGTGGGGGTTGCTGTATAAATCCCGTCATCTATGAATATAACTGTGACCTTATCCTCCCGGAGTGTCAATCCCACGCTCATGCGCAGGGCTTCGGCATTCCTGCGTGTGTTAAATGGAAGGTTTCTTACAATTACAGCGATTTTTTTCATAATTTACCCGAACGATATGAACCTGTCAACATCACTTGCAATACAGGCATGGTCATACTGGCTTCCGAATAATATGCCATCCACTTTAGCGACTTTTCTTTGTTCTGCATTAAATGCGCAGATTGCTATTTCAATGCCCCTGTCGACCAGTCCTGCAAATTCTTTTTTATTCACATTATAAACGCCATCATACATCAGGAAAATAGATACATCTATACCATGCTCCCTAGCAGCTTTGCTTATTTCAATAACAGTGTTGGTATTCTCATTCTCAGGGCTTGTGGTCAGGAGTATCCCCAGTTTCATAATTTTTTTATCCTTACTTTCCAGAGGTGATCGCCTGTTTTCTCAATACCCATTATTTTATGGCCTTCATTTTTCAGGCTTCGCGGGACATTCTCAACTGCCGGTGCATGGTCAAAATATACGACCAGTTCCTCGCCGCTTTCTACTTCTTCAAGTTTCAGTTTTGTTTTTACAAAGGTGTAAGGGCAAACCTCACCTTTAAGATCAAGTTCAGTTGTCATATTATTCACCATATTCTGCATGAATCCCCATATATCTCTTCCTGTATTGAGGTTATCTTTGGCACTTCACCGCAAATCGGGCAATTCTTGTTCCATCTCATCTTGATCTCATCGAAAGTCATGTTCAGCGCATCATAATAAACGAGACGCCCCACAAGCAGTTCGCCAATTCCAAGAAGATATTTCACGACCTCAGTTGCCTGCATTACACCGATTATTCCTGGCAGGACGCCAAGTACGCCTGCTTCCTGGCAGCTTGGCACCATCCCGGGGGGAGGGGCATGTTCAAAGAGGCATCTGTAGCATGGTCCCTTATGAGGAATAATGGTTGTGACCTGTCCCTCGAACCTGTATATACTGCCGTGAGAAAGAGGTTTATTTGTTATAACACATGCATCGTTAACGAGGTACCTTGTCGCAAAATTATCAGAGCCGTCAACTATCATGTCATATTCTTTAAAAATATCGATAACATTATTGGCATTCAGCCGCTCAATATAGGTTTTCACTTCAATATCCGGATTGAGATTGTTTATGAACTGTTTTGCGGACTCAGCTTTGGGCTTTCCCACATTGCCTCCATGTATAACCTGTCTCTGGAGATTGCTCAGATCCACAGTGTCATCATCGATAATACCAAGAGTCCCGATGCCTGCTGCTGCAAGATATTCAATTATTGGTGCGCCAAGACCCCCTGCGCCTATGCATAATACCTTCGATGAAAGCAGTTTTTTTTGTCCTTTCCCACCTACTTCAGGTAATATGATATGGCGCGAGTATCTTCTTATTTGTTCTTCATTAAATCCGCCTAACATTGTTTTATCACCACATTATTACTGTGAGTTCTATTTACGCCTATGAAGTATTACTGGCATAAATAATTTTTGGTAAATCGCATGTATAGAATATCAAACAAAAAGATATTTCATCTCTGAAGATATGCTGGGTATGATGAGCCCACCCCTTGTATCGATTATAATCCCATGTATGAACGAGGAAAAGACCATAGGAGTGTGCATAAAGAAAGCATGGTTAGCATTGAAAAAAGAGGGTTGGGACGGGGAAATAATTATCCCGGATAATTCCAAAGATAATTCCAGGGATATAGCAAGAAAGCTTGGAGCAAAGATCGTAATACCGAACAATAAAGGATATGGAAATGCTTTCCTTGAAGGGTTCTGGCATGCAAAAGGAAAATACATCGTGCTTGCGGATGCAGATGACACCTATGACCTTTCTGAACTGGCAAAGTTCCTGAAACCTTTAATGTCAAATGATGCGGATTTTGTAATGGGCACAAGATTTAAAGGCCAGATCAAAAAAGGTTCTATGCCATGGCTTCACAGATACATTGGAAATCCAGTATTAACAGGCATTCTTAATGAACTTTTTAAAACAAATCTCAGCGATTCCCATTGCGGCATGAGGTCAATAAAAAGAG
This region of Candidatus Methanoperedens sp. genomic DNA includes:
- the dinB gene encoding DNA polymerase IV — encoded protein: MSNNEMKSRIILHVDMDYFFAQCEEREHPELKGKPVVICVYSGRGGDSGAVSTSNYEARKLGVKAGIPISYAKKIAPQAIFLPVNMELYRTISDDVMEILKEYSEKIEQESIDEAFCDLTGKVNDFEGAKLLAIQLKNEIKQKVSLTCSVGIGPNKLIAKVASDYNKPDGLTVVRPEEVLQFLGPLKITDLVGVGKKTGERLNELGVKNIADLSKLAADELVREFGHAKGTWLKQASQGLDDSPVEERSGTGQIGRIITLKKNTKDLNTIFDAIDQLSNDIHMKLQARKLSFRSVSFIAISQDFKTHTKSHTLSASSKDAGTIKAHAHELVKAFLAEHPFALRRVGIRVANLEEEKGQRTLWEF
- a CDS encoding winged helix DNA-binding protein codes for the protein MDKIKRRRDRLEMIFDILNIIRNHHNSIRPTPLLRHSNLSSQSFSECLNELLEKDLVKEITDDNDRKFLTLTDKGFKYLEKYKLISGVKL
- a CDS encoding 50S ribosomal protein L1; translation: MEHEKILEAVRQALEKSPQRKFAESVDLAINLKNLDMNQPTNRLDEEIILPNGLGRPIKIAVFAKGDTAQRAKAAGADYVLDPEEISVLGEDKTRAKNLAEEVNFFISEAAYMPVIGKTLGQVLGPRGKMPIPLTPDKDVVQVINKSKNSIKVRSKDKMTFHITVGKKDMDPVKLSQNIEAIINRIEHRYERGMYNVKSIYVKSTMGPAIKVV
- a CDS encoding 50S ribosomal protein L10, producing MSTEIAHHSIHIPKWKKDEIEDIKRLITAHSSVGIVGVTGIPSNQLQLMRKSLRGIADLKMCRNSLIDRALAESSNEVKQINKYVEDQTALLFTNENPFKLFKILEKGKTSAPMKAGGIAPKDIVVEKGPTSFPPGPIVGELTGAGIPAGIEGGKVVIRQTKTVAKKGDVVDAKLASILSRLEIHPMELGLDLRAVYENGTIFESKILSVDETTYTNNLTLAVQHAFNLSVNSAYPAKATISTLLAKAASQSRNLAINAEVIMPEVIDVLLGKANAQMISVARLAMAKDANSVSSKTKERIQKS
- the rpl12p gene encoding 50S ribosomal protein P1, whose translation is MEYVYAALLLHSAGKKITEEGITSVIKAAGVDVDAVRVKALVSALDGVNIEEAIAKAAFAAPAAAAAPAAAAAAAPAAAEAPKADEKSKEKAEESGMEGLGALFG
- a CDS encoding formate--phosphoribosylaminoimidazolecarboxamide ligase family protein, which gives rise to MIERKEITEVICEYDISETTIGVLASHSALDVCDGAVEEGFRTYAVCEKGREKTYTQYFKAQRKNGNLVRGIVDSADVYSKFNEIMKPQNQEKMREKNTIFIPNRSFTSYCGIDEIENNFKVPMFGSRNLLRSEERGEERDYYWLLEKAGLPYPEKIASPEDIDSLVMVKLPHAVKKLERGFFTAASFDEYKKKSEAFLKQGIITKEALASARIERYVIGPVFNLDMFYSPLEENMSKVELLGIDWRFETSLDGHVRLPAPQQIALNECQITPEYTVCGHNSATLRESLLEDAFELAEKYVKAARKYYDPGIIGPFCLQTCVDKDLNFYVYDVAPRVGGGTNVHVSVGHPYGNTLWRKPMSTGRRMAMEIRKAIEQERIEEIVT
- a CDS encoding mannose-1-phosphate guanylyltransferase/mannose-6-phosphate isomerase, whose product is MKSIILAGGSGTRLWPLSREQYPKQFLKLENTSLFQKTLLRCLKLSDPSEIFVVTNQNQKFFVSGQMEELRIEVPTKNILIEPQGKNTLPAICLGMNEIKKQYGKCAVGVFPSDHLLDMAAIDKIKSAEKLCSKYLVTFGITPSSPHTDYGYIKPGKNFENGSKVLEFREKPGLEAAKKYIQEKCLWNSGMFMFGTGVFFKELKIHAPDIISAFTDGKNIEQIYSELPSISIDYGIMEKSDKVAVVRLESKWSDLGDFDSIFQETDKNELGNAVYNCDDMSLNSRGNLIYSRKDKIVSLIDVNDMVVVDTPDALLVSPRKSCQKVKNIVTSLKNQNNDKALFHLTVYRPWGSYTILEESERHKIKNIIVTPGKKLSLQLHNHRSEHWVVVTGMAWIRVDDREFYLRNGESTFIKAGIKHRLSNPGTIPLEIIEVQLGDYVGEDDIERFEDDFGRIK